The Equus asinus isolate D_3611 breed Donkey chromosome 15, EquAss-T2T_v2, whole genome shotgun sequence genome includes a window with the following:
- the SLC35C2 gene encoding solute carrier family 35 member C2 isoform X1, with protein MGRWALEVAFVWKAMLTLGLVLLYYCFSIGITFYNKWLTKSFHFPLFMTMLHLAVIFLFSALSRALVQCSSHRARVVLSWTDYLRRVAPTALATALDVGLSNWSFLYITVSLYTMTKSSAVLFILIFSLIFKLEELRAALVLVVLLIAGGLFMFTYKSTQFNVEGFALVLGASFIGGIRWTLTQMLLQKAELGLQNPIDTMFHLQPLMFLGLFPLFAIFEGLHLSTSEKIFRFQDTGLLLRVLGSLFLGGILAFGLGFSEFLLVSRTSSLTLSIAGIFKEVCTLLLAAHLLGDQISLLNWLGFALCLSGISLHVALKALHSRGDGSPKPLKGLGSNPDLELLLRSSQPGEDEYEEEEEYFVAQRQQ; from the exons ATGGGGAGGTGGGCCCTCGAAGTGGCCTTTGTGTGGAAGGCGATGTTGACGCTGGGGCTGGTCCTCCTCTACTACTGCTTCTCCATCGGCATCACCTTCTACAACAAATGGCTGACGAAG AGCTTCCACTTCCCCCTCTTCATGACCATGCTGCACCTGGCCGTGATCTTCCTGTTCTCTGCCCTGTCCAGGGCCCTGGTGCAGTGCTCCAGCCACAGGGCCCGTGTGGTGCTGAGCTGGACTGACTACCTCAGAAGAGTGGCTCCGACAG CATTGGCGACGGCGCTTGACGTGGGCTTGTCCAACTGGAGCTTCCTCTACATCACCGTCTCACT GTACACAATGACCAAATCCTCAGCCGTCCTCTTCATCTTGATCTTCTCTCTGATCTTCAAGCTGGAGGAGCTG CGAGCGGCGCTGGTCCTGGTGGTCCTTCTCATCGCTGGGGGCCTCTTCATGTTCACCTACAAGTCCACGCAGTTCAACGTGGAGGGCTTTGCCTTGGTGCTGGGGGCCTCGTTCATCGGTGGCATTCGCTGGACCCTCACCCAGATGCTCCTGCAGAAAGCAGAACTTG GGCTCCAGAACCCCATTGACACCATGTTCCACCTGCAGCCACTCATGTTTCTGGGGCTTTTCCCTCTCTTTGCCATATTTGAAG GTCTCCATTTGTCCACATCTGAGAAAATCTTCCGTTTCCAGGACACAGGGCTGCTCCTGCGGGTACTTGGGAGCCTCTTCCTTGGCGGGATTCTCGCCTTTGGTCTGGGCTTCTCTGAGTTCCTCCTGGTCTCCAGAACTTCCAGCCTCACTCTCTCCATTGCTGGCATTTTTAAG GAAGTCTGCACTTTGCTGTTGGCGGCGCATCTGCTGGGCGATCAGATCAGCCTCCTGAACTGGCTGGGCTTCGCCCTCTGCCTTTCGGGAATATCCCTGCACGTCGCCCTCAAAGCTCTGCACTCCCGAG gtgatggcagccctaaACCTTTGAAGGGGCTGGGCTCCAACCCTGACCTGGAGCTGCTGCTCCGGAGCAGCCAGCCAGGGGAGGATGAatatgaggaggaggaagagtacTTTGTGGCCCAGAGGCAGCAGTGA
- the SLC35C2 gene encoding solute carrier family 35 member C2 isoform X2: protein MTKSSAVLFILIFSLIFKLEELRAALVLVVLLIAGGLFMFTYKSTQFNVEGFALVLGASFIGGIRWTLTQMLLQKAELGLQNPIDTMFHLQPLMFLGLFPLFAIFEGLHLSTSEKIFRFQDTGLLLRVLGSLFLGGILAFGLGFSEFLLVSRTSSLTLSIAGIFKEVCTLLLAAHLLGDQISLLNWLGFALCLSGISLHVALKALHSRGDGSPKPLKGLGSNPDLELLLRSSQPGEDEYEEEEEYFVAQRQQ from the exons ATGACCAAATCCTCAGCCGTCCTCTTCATCTTGATCTTCTCTCTGATCTTCAAGCTGGAGGAGCTG CGAGCGGCGCTGGTCCTGGTGGTCCTTCTCATCGCTGGGGGCCTCTTCATGTTCACCTACAAGTCCACGCAGTTCAACGTGGAGGGCTTTGCCTTGGTGCTGGGGGCCTCGTTCATCGGTGGCATTCGCTGGACCCTCACCCAGATGCTCCTGCAGAAAGCAGAACTTG GGCTCCAGAACCCCATTGACACCATGTTCCACCTGCAGCCACTCATGTTTCTGGGGCTTTTCCCTCTCTTTGCCATATTTGAAG GTCTCCATTTGTCCACATCTGAGAAAATCTTCCGTTTCCAGGACACAGGGCTGCTCCTGCGGGTACTTGGGAGCCTCTTCCTTGGCGGGATTCTCGCCTTTGGTCTGGGCTTCTCTGAGTTCCTCCTGGTCTCCAGAACTTCCAGCCTCACTCTCTCCATTGCTGGCATTTTTAAG GAAGTCTGCACTTTGCTGTTGGCGGCGCATCTGCTGGGCGATCAGATCAGCCTCCTGAACTGGCTGGGCTTCGCCCTCTGCCTTTCGGGAATATCCCTGCACGTCGCCCTCAAAGCTCTGCACTCCCGAG gtgatggcagccctaaACCTTTGAAGGGGCTGGGCTCCAACCCTGACCTGGAGCTGCTGCTCCGGAGCAGCCAGCCAGGGGAGGATGAatatgaggaggaggaagagtacTTTGTGGCCCAGAGGCAGCAGTGA